The Bombus fervidus isolate BK054 chromosome 6, iyBomFerv1, whole genome shotgun sequence genome contains a region encoding:
- the Nbs gene encoding nibrin, giving the protein MWYLVNEQGVRIYLKPNQETLIGRKKADIILPNDKSISKEHASISVTKLEEIRSNEPTSICKLKDLKSKYGTFILHERDIIQLTETECILKHQDTIRFGLQNHVFKVINVPIITTVSTLCDDEIERLKQLMEEIDGVIITDSDWRRASTYLTVGNAILTLKLASAMASALPIVTMKYWDEVKSAIDNGQQLPDSNNFVPPISEPLIAKRKVLISPNEKRKTLFENLTFIHFSTTQYRKYKKIIRIAGGISQLFERANLTTTEFCNPNMIVLQYPDNDSTQITENIFCIYHSIQQALKANNYRMIAEVEICLAILHCSTEKYCNPMYKFAKLLKRSERKNDSCEILNLDTQEETAKVSVLPTSSFSISTPIRHRIIPETLDISQEPFPNVSGVVIQPTEEQKYNKIRCIRKTPNDTSATEKGQVTRSRVISNVSVPTSVKIRQRVIPETLSSISSQESQSDIQYIFTQPTGKRRYSEIQCIKETPNDTSATVKNVQVTQPEEISNLSKTTSVKVRQRVIPETLSSINSQELQSNVNFDGTQPTRKQKCNKLQYIDETPNDASATMASMQDTLSNENNSTFPNMLSQIIRYSNHDNQNLHKHGNILDKRQSKEVIILSDDEIELKPVEQNKNNNTDSNKDFIHNASNNIFKTINSRDENRQMQQTTRLTDNRIAAANLKEMCEVDEKIELKNMRPVTLQVEKKHNKETTCSENSITPHTTKPLSTSEDPPIYSVRKENRKHKAQNVISSALKSNSSLRANPNFKVFKKVPAIIPQKRIKVDNMYVWNKYNITNENLC; this is encoded by the exons atgtgGTACTTGGTTAATGAACAAG GTGTccgtatatatttaaaaccaAATCAAGAAACATTAATTGGCAGGAAGAAAGCTGACATTATTTTGCCAAATGATAAATCAATCAGCAAGGAACATGCCTCAATCAGCGTTACAAAATTAGAGGAGATAAGg AGTAATGAACCAACATCTATATGTAAACTAAAAGATTTAAAGTCAAAATATGGTACTTTTATCCTTCACGAACGTGACATAATACAACTAACTGAAACtgaatgtattttaaaacacCAAGATACAATAAGATTTGGTTTACAGAACCATGTATTTAA GGTGATAAATGTGCCTATAATAACAACAGTATCTACTTTATGTGATGACGAGATAGAAAGATTAAAACAATTGATGGAAGAAATTGATGGTGTAATAATTACTGACAGCGATTGGAGAAGGGCATCCACTTATTTAACAGTGGGAAATGCTATCTTAACACTAAAG CTTGCCTCTGCTATGGCTTCTGCTCTACCAATAGTAACAATGAAATATTGGGACGAAGTTAAATCTGCAATAGATAATGGTCAGCAACTTCCagattcaaataattttgttccACCAATTAGTGAACCATTAATCGCTAAAAGAAAGGTATTGATTTCTccaaacgagaaaagaaaaacattatttgaaaatttaacatttatacattttagtaCAACTCAATataggaaatataaaaaaatcattAGAATAGCAG gtGGAATATCACAATTATTTGAAAGAGCAAACCTAACAACTACAGAATTTTGTAACCCAAACATGATTGTATTACAATATCCAGACAATGATTCTACACAGATCacggaaaatattttctgtatatATCATTCAATAC AACAAGCATTGAAAgcaaataattatagaatgaTAGCTGAAGTTGAAATTTGTCTTGCAATATTGCATTGTTCgacagaaaaatattgcaatcCTATGTATAAATTCGCAAAGCTTTTAAAAAGATCAGAACGAAAGAATGATTCATGTGAGATTTTAAATCTTGATACGCAAGAGGAAACAGCTAAAGTGTCAGTATTACCAACTTCTTCCTTTTCGATATCGACACCCATAAGACACCGTATTATTCCTGAAACATTAGATATCAGTCAAGAACCATTTCCAAATGTAAGTGGTGTTGTCATACAACCTACTGAAgagcaaaaatataataaaatacgatgCATAAGAAAAACTCCTAATGATACTTCAGCAACAGAAAAAGGGCAAGTTACACGATCAAGAGTAATTTCCAACGTTTCGGTACCGACATCCGTGAAAATAAGACAACGTGTTATTCCTGAAACATTGAGTAGCATCAGCAGTCAAGAATCACAATCAGATATACAGTATATTTTCACACAACCTACAGGAAAGCGAAGATATAGTGAAATACAGTGCATAAAAGAAACTCCTAATGATACTTCAGCAACAGTGAAAAATGTGCAAGTTACACAACCAGAAGAAATTTCCAACCTTTCGAAAACAACATCCGTGAAAGTAAGACAACGTGTTATTCCTGAGACATTGAGCAGCATTAATAGCCAAGAATTACAATCAAATGTAAATTTTGATGGTACACAACCTACgagaaagcaaaaatgtaataaattacaatacatAGACGAAACTCCTAATGATGCTTCAGCAACAATGGCAAGTATGCAAGATACACTATCTAATGAAAACAATTCGACTTTTCCTAACATGTTATCACAAATCATTCGATATTCTAACCATGATAATCAGAATTTACACAAACACGGTAATATACTGGATAAGAGACAATCAAAGGAAGTAATAATCTTAAGTGATGATGAAATTGAACTAAAACCAGTagagcaaaataaaaataataacacgGATTCTAATAAAGATTTCATACATAATGCatcgaataatatatttaaaacaattaattcaAGAGATGAAAATAGGCAAATGCAACAAACAACTCGATTAACTGATAATCGTATAGCTGCcgcaaatttaaaagaaatgtgTGAAGTCGatgaaaaaatagaattaaaaaatatgcgcCCTGTAACATTACAAGTAGAAAAAAAGCATAATAAAGAAACGACATGTTCAGAGAATTCAATTACACCACATACAACAAAACCACTAAGTACATCTGAAGATCCTCCTATATATTCTGTG agaaaagaaaacaggAAACATAAAGCACAAAATGTTATAAGTTCCGCATTAAAAAGTAATTCATCACTTCGAGCTAATCCTAATTTCAAAGTGTTCAAAAag gtTCCTGCTATAATTCCTCAGAAAAGGATAAAAGTcgataatatgtatgtatggaacaaatataatataacaaatgaGAATTTATGTTaa